AGCCCGCCCGTAGGCGGCCCATGAAGCATAGTAGCCGACAATCTTGTAGTCTCCGGCTGCCTGAACAGTTCTGCTATTTGCACCAAAAGCCGAAAAAAGAGTAAGGAAAAGAACTGCCGCCAAGCCAAGCACAAAGGATTTTCTTTTGATAAAGGCCATTTCGTGATTACCTCCCCGGTTCAATGCGTAACCTGTAAGCCTGCTTCATGGACATACATGCGCCTCTGCCATCAAGGATATTAAGTGACCGTTCTTCCCTTGCCGCGAATGAGAATGAGAAAGCTCAGCGTTCACCTCCCGGACCCGATTGGCCTTGACCTTCACCCTGTGAAACTATTAAATTCCTGGCAGTCTGACTGGTAGAATAGTTATACAGCTCAAAAAAAGCGCAGTTCAGCAGCATACGGATCACTCGCTCCGCTGAGGCCTACGTTGTTGTCTGGTACAGGGCAGGGTGGGTAGTTTGCGGCGATTTTGCGGGAGGATGCAGGATCTGCGAAGGGGTGAAGTCAACTCTTATTCTCATACAAAGCCGGAGGATATGCTAGGGATAAATTTCCATAATCAGGGGGGATTATTATCTAAAAAAATAAGCAGCCCTAAGCATATTCTGCTTACGGGCTGCTTCTACAGTATCCAAATCTTCTATTGACCGCCGCTCTGCGCGGCAGCAAGCTTCTCGGTCAGACGCCGCAGCGCCGTCCCGCGGTGGCTGATCGCCTGCTTCTCCGCAAGCGTCAGCTCAGCCATCGTCTTCTCGTATTCCGGAAGATAGAACAGCGGGTCATAGCCGAAACCGCCGCCGCCCGCAGGCTCCGAGGTAATCCAGCCTTCGACCGTACCCTCAGCCGTCCATTCCCGTCCGTCCGCCGGATCATAGAGCGACAGGGCACAGACAAACCGTGCGGGACTCAGCAGCGGCTGTCCGGTATCCTCCCCCTGCTTCAGCCGCTCCAGCTCGCTCATCAGCTTCAGATTATTCGCCTCATCATCCGCTGCTTCACCAGCATAGCGGGCCGAATACACGCCGGGGCTTCCGTCCAGCGCCTCTACGCAGAGCCCGGAATCGTCTGCCAGCACCGGCAGTCCAAGGGCATTCCCTACTGCGCGTGATTTCTTGAAGGCATTCTCGGCAAAAGTGGCCCCGTCCTCGACTACATCCGGCAGATCCGGGTAGTCATACATGCTTTTGACCGTGAGTCCGAGGGGAGCAAAGGCATGCTGGAACTCCCGCACCTTGCCTTTGTTCTTCGTTGCGACAATCAGAATTCCGCTGCCGGATTTCATCCTACACCCCTTGGCCGGTCTGGCCGGCAGGGATTTTGAGCGCGATGGCGCCAAGGACTTCTTTTTGCACAGCGATCAGCTCGTAGATCCCCTTCTCTCCAAGACCCAGCAGCTGGTCAAGCTCCTGTCGGGTAAATGGCCGCTCTTCGCCTGTGCCCTGAACCTCAACGAAAGCACCGCCGCCCGTCATAACCACGTTCATATCCACCTTCGCCTTGGAATCCTCTTCATAATTCAGATCGAGCAGTGTCTTGTCGCCGACTACCCCCACACTGATGGCTGCCAGGTAGTCCGTAATCGGGAAGACCGTCAGCTTATTCTGGAGGGCAAGCTTGTTCATGGCGAAGGCCATCGCTACAAAAGCGCCCGTGATCGAAGCCGTCCGCGTTCCCCCGTCCGCTTGAATCACATCACAGTCCAGCGTAATACTGCGTTCGCCGAGCGCCTGCAAATTCACCACCGAACGCAAGGCCCGTCCGATCAGACGCTGGATCTCCATGGTCCGCCCGGTCAGCTTGCCGCGCGCGGCTTCACGCTGGTTGCGGGTCTGGGTCGCGCGGGGAAGCATCGAATATTCGGCGGTTACCCAGCCCTTGCCTTGTCCTTTCAGAAACGGCGGGACCTTCTCATCCACGGTTGCCGTACAGATGACCTTGGTATCTCCCATCTCAATGATGACGGAGCCTTCTGCATATTTGTTGGTCTGGGTCGTTATCGTTATTGGCCGGAGCTGATCTTCGTTGCGTCCGTTTGATCTCATCTTTTCTGCCTCCTACATCGTATAGCGCGAAGTTTGTGTATACATTCATCCGTATCTTATACGCAGAAACGGGTGCCGCCCCCTATGGAAGAGAACGGCACCGCTGCTCCTGACCCGTTATTCGGATGAACAATACTTTATTCTATCAAAGAGTAGGCACAAAAGCATCTTTTTAAACCGATGGATTCGGTCTAAAGCGGCAGCTCGTTCACATATTCCGGCGCTGAAACAGGCTGGCCGTAATCGACGTTATTGGTACCCGTAACCGTATCCTTGCCGTTCAGACGGATCTGCACCAGCGAATCATCTGTATTCTGGGCCACCGTCAGCACGACCGACTCCAGCATCTCCTCGGGAATGCTTGTGCTGCCTTCGAACATATCATCGGTCAGCGATACGGTGACTACTCCGTTCTGCCCTGCTTTTACAGAATCGACCACCGTTCCCTGCGTCATGACCATCTCCAGGCCGTTCTCGGACTGCGGTCCGGCAATCAGCTCGCTCAGAGCAGCCTTCACCGTATCCCCGCCAGCGGGTACAAACCGGGTAACCGGAACATAATACTGATGGCCGCCATCCGGTGAAGCAGCTGCGAAATAGACTGTGACTGCGCTGGAGTTCATCATCAATGCGTTATGCTTCGGCAGATTAATGCCCATCGTGCGGGCCAGCGGGCGATCCAGCGGTGTGCCTTGCAGCGGCATTTCAGTCAGCTTTTTGCCATCGACCCAGAGCTGCACTCCCTTAATGTCATCCTGCCCGGTCAGTGTCCAGGTCAGCGCTTCAAGGATTTTGCGTTCATCCGCAGGATCGTAGTCGTTAAACGCCGAGTTGAATTCAACAATGGCGACATGGTCCTGGCCGACCGACACCTGATTCACTATCGTCCCTGCGGGCAGTACGCCCTGGAAGCCCTTAGGTAGTGCAGACGCGTAATCCCCCTTGCTGACCAGTGCCGTGAGGGAATTCTTCAGCATGACTGTGTCCTCGCTTTTCGGAAAAGACAGAGCCACCGGAGCCAGCAGACCGTTCTGATCCTCCAGATACACAGTGGTCCGCTCACCGGCTACAGCAGGCGCACCGGTATCCTTCACCCCAACGGACAGATCCGTCTCATTCAGGGATGCGGGTCCGAATACACCGGTATCCAGCGTATCTTCCCCGCTCACTTGCAGCATTTGAGCTTCTACGGCGGCGGGAGGCGGGTCCACAGCGGCGGATTCTGAACCGAACAGACTGCAGCCGGAGAGCACAAGCGGAACGGCCAGCAGGCAAGCCGCAGACGCCCCGCGGAGGTGTTTCACAGGTTTCATCAATCTTCATTACCCCTTTCAACGCTAAGATCAGTTTGTACTGCTATGTATACGAGCCCTGTGTCCAAAAAATAACAACAGCTTATCCTAAATTACAGAGATTCTATTCGGACGTTTCTGGACATCGGTCTGCCGCTTGCGTACAATTTAGTACATACCCAAATCACACCCGACTCACGAATGGAGGACTTCCTATGACTGATGCCAAAATTCCTTACAGCCTCAACAGCAAAGCCGTTGCCGAAGCGACCCGGTACTGGCTGCACAAGCGCGGGGTAACCTTAGAGGAGATCGCCGAGCTTGTCATGCTGCTGCAAAAGAAATACTATCCGGGCCTGACCATGGAGGAATGTATTCATAACGTCGAGATGGTACTCAGCAAGCGTGAGGTGCAGAATGCAGTTCTGACCGGCATCCAGCTGGATGTACTGGCCGAAGAGGGCAAGCTGTTTGCCCCGCTGCAGGAAATGATTGAGAATGACGAAGGCTTATACGGGGTGGATGAGATTCTCGCCTTTTCCATCGTGAATGTATATGGCAGCATCGGCTTCACCAACTTCGGGTATGTGGACAAGCTTAAGCCGGGCGTGCTGGAAAGGCTGAATGACAAAACCACCGGCCAGATCCATACTTATCTGGATGATATCGTAGGTGCCGTAGCCGCAGCAGCCAGCAGCCGTATTGCCCACCGCAAGCAGGCGGAAATTGAGCAGAAGCTTGGCCTGGAACTTGAACCGGAGGATGTGGAAGAGGCTGCACGGCGCAGCACTATGGAGAACACTAAGCCAGAGTAAGGCGGGATTTAATATGGATCATTGGAAAGGTGCGAAGTGTGCATGACCTATTCGTTCGTAGTGGAGCCGCTGGCTGTCCAGGATTTCGAGAGTGAGGATGAGCGGATTGAGCGGTGTAAGGAATGGAATCTTCTGCCCGGTTCAGCCACCCGGGTCAAAACTTATATGTACAAGCGGCAGGGCCTGACCCTGCCTTGTGAAATTGTAGGGTTTGTGGATAATCAGACGGTGGTGGTTCAGTTCGAGAACAAGCAGCAGCACTGCATCCACCCGGCCTACCTCAAAGAAATGCAGACCGCCAGCTTCGGCCAGCGCGCGCAAGCGGCGGCGGATGCACGGGCCGAGGACCCGGCAGAAGCTGCCGGAGAGACCGCAGCGGATGAGCTGCTGGAGAACCAGCCGGTTGAGGGCGATGTGGAGGGTGCGGAGCGTTTAGAGGGCGGGAGCGGGAGTGTTGGTGCTGCGGAGCGTTCAGAGAGTGGGAGCGCTGTTGAAGGCGTGACTGCTGCGGAGACAGCGGCTCCTGCAGAGAAGCCGCGCAAGCCAGCTGCCTCCAAGAAGAAGCCCGCCCTGCAGCTGCCGGAAGACAAGCTCAAGGTTACAGCGGTTGTCAAAGAATTTACGACCGTTCCCAACCACTTTTCGGATAATGACGATGAAGTTATTATCTATGAAAACATAGCCATAGAAGGCCATGATCTGGCCATTGACGAAGTCTGGTCAAGCCACAGTGCCACGCTGAAGAAGCTGGAGCTTAAGGAGGGCGACCCCGTTTCTTTTGAAGCGAAGATTGTAGCCAAGAAGCTCTCCCAGCACCCGGTCAAATACAAAATCAACAACCCGTCCA
This genomic interval from Paenibacillus sp. FSL H8-0332 contains the following:
- a CDS encoding XTP/dITP diphosphatase is translated as MKSGSGILIVATKNKGKVREFQHAFAPLGLTVKSMYDYPDLPDVVEDGATFAENAFKKSRAVGNALGLPVLADDSGLCVEALDGSPGVYSARYAGEAADDEANNLKLMSELERLKQGEDTGQPLLSPARFVCALSLYDPADGREWTAEGTVEGWITSEPAGGGGFGYDPLFYLPEYEKTMAELTLAEKQAISHRGTALRRLTEKLAAAQSGGQ
- the rph gene encoding ribonuclease PH, whose translation is MRSNGRNEDQLRPITITTQTNKYAEGSVIIEMGDTKVICTATVDEKVPPFLKGQGKGWVTAEYSMLPRATQTRNQREAARGKLTGRTMEIQRLIGRALRSVVNLQALGERSITLDCDVIQADGGTRTASITGAFVAMAFAMNKLALQNKLTVFPITDYLAAISVGVVGDKTLLDLNYEEDSKAKVDMNVVMTGGGAFVEVQGTGEERPFTRQELDQLLGLGEKGIYELIAVQKEVLGAIALKIPAGQTGQGV
- a CDS encoding GerMN domain-containing protein, producing MKPVKHLRGASAACLLAVPLVLSGCSLFGSESAAVDPPPAAVEAQMLQVSGEDTLDTGVFGPASLNETDLSVGVKDTGAPAVAGERTTVYLEDQNGLLAPVALSFPKSEDTVMLKNSLTALVSKGDYASALPKGFQGVLPAGTIVNQVSVGQDHVAIVEFNSAFNDYDPADERKILEALTWTLTGQDDIKGVQLWVDGKKLTEMPLQGTPLDRPLARTMGINLPKHNALMMNSSAVTVYFAAASPDGGHQYYVPVTRFVPAGGDTVKAALSELIAGPQSENGLEMVMTQGTVVDSVKAGQNGVVTVSLTDDMFEGSTSIPEEMLESVVLTVAQNTDDSLVQIRLNGKDTVTGTNNVDYGQPVSAPEYVNELPL
- a CDS encoding phosphatidylglycerophosphatase A; this encodes MTDAKIPYSLNSKAVAEATRYWLHKRGVTLEEIAELVMLLQKKYYPGLTMEECIHNVEMVLSKREVQNAVLTGIQLDVLAEEGKLFAPLQEMIENDEGLYGVDEILAFSIVNVYGSIGFTNFGYVDKLKPGVLERLNDKTTGQIHTYLDDIVGAVAAAASSRIAHRKQAEIEQKLGLELEPEDVEEAARRSTMENTKPE